The DNA region aTAGCATTGCATTCAACTGAGCATGTTCTATCTCTGAACACACTTTCATAATTATAATAATGATAGAATTTCATGTTTCAAATGGCGTTGGAAACAGCGACTGACAACCTCGTTTCAGCTTTTTAGGCCAAGAGCCCAAAGGCTACGTCTTGCGACGCATTATGATTTTATAGTATATGGGAAGCAAAATAATCAGCACAAAGGTAGAAGCCATTTCATAACATCGGAAATGGGCCTTATAGTAACTGATGATGTCCCAGGCATCTCAATGCTCTCGAGCTCTGCACCATTCCCAGACCTCTTCAGTTATTTCCCCTGTCTAATTCCATGAGTTTATTTTACGTagtcaaaaaattttgtgCAATAAGCAAGTCATCGCCCTCATCTCGAGCAGAGAAGCAAGCAAAAAGACGAAAAAACAGAGTATTTACACCACGATACTAGGTCTTATGCATCAACTGATGCGTACTCTTTGAAGACACAGATGTTTGAACTGCCCTTAGTGCGAAACACCAAACGAGTACGAACAGTCAGAAAGCTTCGATACCAGTACATTAACACACTATACCAAGAGTACcgcaaagttcaaagctttgccaaCGCAAACTCTACCCTTCCGACGCCTGAAAACTCTGCGGCAGAAGAGGCAAGCGATGGTGACCATAATTCAGCAGATGCTACCTCGCGGCGCAGAAGACGGAAAAGGCGACTGCTCAGCGTGCTAGGGCATGCGGAGACCGACACAGAGCTCTCGGATATGGAAGCCGAAGAAGGTAGCCACGAGGCTGATCAAGCGGACAGTGAAAAAGAGTTCTTTACTAGGCACGAGAAACCACAAGAAACGTTCGAAGTTTGGAACACTGATAGGCAAAAAGCGGTCCCCATGAACACAGCAACGCTCTCGTACGACACCTGCAAACAAATTGAAAAGCACGCGCAAAAGCGTGTGTCGGCAGGGATGGCACATATATCTAAGAATGCAAACTTCCACTTCCAGGCTATGAAAGATGGTTACGAGACTGTCGCAGAGACGCCAGAATCCCATCACCTTGTCCACATCGCACAACTTAATGAACTATTACACACCAACATCATGAAGGGTAAATGGGACACAGCATATCGCTGTTTTTCTCTCTTGATCAGATTGCCAGGTATTGACATAAGAAGCGTCTGGGGACCAGGCGCAAGGATCTTGCGTGAATTGGCATCCAATGATAAAGGCCTTGGTACCAGCGAAGAATTTTTAGGCTGGCTCAGCGGCATATTTTCCTCAAGAAGCAATTTCAATCAAACGATGAACTTTTTAATGGATCCAGTATTCAGATGCGGCTCCAAAACACATGCCGCCAAGTTCGTCGTGGCATGGCTTTGGGAACTTTTATTTGCGTCCTGTCCCGATGGAACTGAACACCCTTCAGCAGAAGACGCTTCGAATCGCAAGCTATCTCACCTTTTGGAAAGGCTTTCAGAAATGGTGTTGATACCGCCTTATATGGAAGACCCTGAGGTTTGGTTTATTTTCGCGGTCTGCCACTTAGTAAGTGCAGATCAACTATCGCAGCGTTTCATCAGCACAAAACTGAGAACTTcagaacttgaaagagacaTCTCTCGAAATCAAGTCACTCAGCACATCACGAACGCGCATATGTGCATTAGAACATGTGAGGcgaaaaaagaagaatttAGCTTCCCGCGGCGTATTATCGAGGAGCAACTGGCatgttttgagaagagGCTTTATCAAAATAGTGGGGAGTCGACCGCCAGCGATCTAGGAAGCGGCTTTGAACTGGACAATAGTCCGGAAAATCTTGACACCCAGAATGTCCTCGGCCCTGGGATGTCACCAATGAtagacgaggaagaaaacttctttgGGTCTGCAGAACAGGTCCATTTCGGGTTTGATTCCGACAGCAGCACTTAATTAAAAACATTAGCATCTTTGTATAATTAGAACTTAGTGTAACATACCGGTAAAATTCATTCAACTTCTATTTAACACATACTATAATTCCGAAAGatactttttgaattcatTCAGTCCTTGCCTTTTTCGTTAATTCGTCCACCTTATTCTCAAGCTCGGAAATCCTCCTTTTTAGTCTTTCAATGTCTTGATATTGAGTAGCAGGTGGGTCATTTATGACCACTCTTTGTGACTCTtggtcttgttctttcGGAACATCAAAACCAGGGCGCTTTTTAATAATCAGCTTAGCGTTGATCTCGACCCCATTGATGTCTCTCACTTTAAAGTCAACTGCGCCATCATTATCAGAAAGAGTGACTGGAAATGTGTACCAGGTTGGAAAGTTTGGATTGCTCGATGACACAGCCCCCAAACTTCCAGTATGGGTAGATGCCAGGCTCGTCGAGTTAGACTCATTTGCCGCTGATAACGGCTGTTGTGCAACACTTGCATCTTCTGAAATTGGTTGCTGTGCAGCGTTTTGATTGGGCAGCGCGACGTTGCCTTTGCTATCGAAGACTGAAACACGGCATATAGGACACGTCTGGGATCTTTCCatccagcttttcaagcagcCAAGATGAAGGCAGTGGTTGCAAGGCAACTTCTTAGGTTTGTGCTTAGCGCTCGTTGCCTCGCTTGGAGGCAACATATCTTCCATACAAACAATGCACATCTTATCTTCGGAGGCATTTAGCTGTGCTTCAGTAACATCTGGTAGCTTTTCGTCAATCTGGCGGTTGCTTTTCCAAGTGCGCCAAACAGACTTGCCCGTGTGAAAGAGGGCAATTCCGTCCCATATAATGTCTTTGGCAATCATAAGAGGCATGCTGAAAGGTGCCAGTGACGCGACGCGGAGTCCCAATTTAAGCACTTGGCACACAAGCTGAACTAGCTTCTCATACATGAACTTGCCGTCGAGACCAACAAAATCATCTCCATCACGCTCAAATGCTCGTTTGCACTGAATCAGCTCAATCAAGTTTATCACGCTCTTCATAGCCACCTCAGCCACATCAACCAGTAACATTGAGAAATCGACGCAGAACAAAATGTACACAGGCGCGCTTGGGGACGGATCATGCTTGTTTGTTAGCGAGTTGCGCAGGCAAAATCTGACCATCTGGTAGTCCACAACGGCGAATATAATGACATTGAGGAAAAACCGGGAACACAATAGGCGAGCGATATTGGTGCGCTCGTCGGTGTGCTGAAACACGTACTCTAGGCGGTCTTTGAGCACCCAGTGAAACACCCGGATAAATGTGAGCAGAGCGAAAAGTATCATAACAGTCAGGAACTGGTACTCTGGAAAGGCTGAAGACATGAAGAAACAGTTTACTATCGTAAAGGACAGTCTTTCGAAGATGTGCTCGTATTCCAGCAGTCGCAGCTCCCCGAACAGCAACCGCGTCAGGCCCTTCCACAGCAAGATACTATTGACAATGGCGAAGTTGCACAAGACAACCAGGTTGAGGCCCTCGCAGAGCTTCAAGCACGCATCCAGGAATGATAAGCTCGGTTGTAAGCAGTCGAGTACAGACCAGGCCGCGGCTGTGTAGGTGAACACGGTGTACCCTACAAATTGACGCCTCTGAACCCGCAGCGCCATCTTTAACTAATCTTAGGATTCAAAGCAAGTCTAGTGCACGCTTTTGGGCGCTAAATGGAGTTTTCGCACGCTAGCTTTTGACTGGTGTTCTGACGTGAGCCTTCGGTCAAGGGAGAAAGCTTATAATTAAATATTACTAGTTTAATCATGTGAAGGCATAATCACGTCCCAGTAAGATCAAAACAGCATACACCTCCAAAACGGAAGTTCTGACCGCAGTGGCCAGTCGAAATGAGCGGGCTTGCATTGAAACTGGGCACTCTGCTTATCCGGCAAGTGACCAGGCCGGTGGCAAACGTACTTAAAGCGCAAGCAAAACAACACGATACATTCAAGAAGGTCTGCGTGGGGTTAGCGCAGAAGATGCACCGGGTGGACGCAAGGCTCAGGACCAGAATGACACCTGGGAACCGGGAGATTAAGATTCGCCCCCTCAATGACGCCCGCGCAGTGGAGAACGGCGCGACGTGGCTGAGTGAGGCGTTCGTGTTTGGAGTCACCGGGAGTGTCGTTGTGTGGGAGACGCTGCGCCAAAGGACCAAGGAGCTGAACCGTCGAGAACAAGTCGCGAACGACATTAGCTTCCTGCAGAGCGAGATCGAAAGCCTGCGAGAGAAACTTGACGCGAAAgagcgcgcggcgggcAAGTGACGGGCTGCACGCGTGCACCCAGCGCAAGAAAGCGCTCGATAAATGGCTGGATGCCGTCACTTTCAGCCTGTAAATAGAAAGTAGGTATCCAAAAATTATACATTCCATAGTACAGAGGGCGCACCAGGGGCGCACCAGGGGCGCGCGCGGGGGAATAAAATACGGGGGGCTATATGGTACACGAGAGGCGCGGGCGCGTCAGTTCTTGGTGCCCTTGCGCTCGaccttcagcagcagcgcctTGTTGATGTGGGGCAGCACACCGCCTGACGCGATGGTGGCCCGGACCAGCGTGTCGAGCTCGTCGTCACCGCGGATGGCCAGCTGCAGGTGGCGCGGCGTGATACGCTTGACCTTCAGGTCCTTGGCCGCGTTTCCGGCCAGCTCGAGCACCTCGGCGGTGAGGTACTCCAGCACCGCGGTCAGATATATCGCGGACTTGGACCCTACACGCGTCCTGCCGGCGGCGTTGCGCTTGAGGTACCGCTTGATTCTTCCCACCGGGAACTGCAGCCCGGCACGCGCGGAGTGCGTGGTGGCGCGCATGTTGGAGCCGGTCTTGGCACCAGACTTGCCCTTGCCGCCGTGAACTTTGCCTGACATTGCTAGAGGGGGGTACGAGATGAGTGGGGGGTGCGGGGCGCGTGAACTTGTGGTTGCGGGGCGCGGGGCTTGGTACTCGCGGGGGTGGTGGAGCTGGGGGGAAGtttggtgttgttgttgtcgaTGGCAGCGGTGGCCGCTGTTTATTAGTGATAATTCAGGCGTTGGTCACGTGTGAGGGCGGGTAACCCTTCCATGCCATCACGTGGTCCGGTAACATCCCGTGTCTCGCGATGTACGTATGTGACGATCAATATCTGTCGTATAGTGTGATTCACTCTTGTGTCACTCCCGACGTCCGTGTTCACGTGATCGAGGCGCCGTTCTGCTCAGGGTCCGCGTCATAGTCACGTGTATCAGCCCACTGATTTTCCGTTCCGCCAGCGCCCTGCGCCCTGCGCCATGCTTCCGTTCCGCGGCACTCTCTGAGCAGTGCCTTTCATGCCGGTAGCAAGTCACTGCGCCGACTCACAGCCGCCGGCACAGGCGCGGTGCGGCCCTTCGGCGCATGCTACCTCGGGCATGGGATATAAGAAACGCATGGACTGCGAGGGAAGCGCGGCTTCGAGGTGGATGCAAGCAGCATAAGCAGCGTAAGTAAGTCCGGCGCGAGTACAAGTTCAGTGAGTACAGCACGAGTACAGCAGTAGTTCACGTGACATATCCACAaaggcacgtgacgcaCCAGCACGCccgctcttcttctccgGTACTTCTTTCCGAGACTTCTTCCTCTCCTCCTCCGGCACACATCGCTAGTCCTGGATGCTCTGGCTAGTGCCCCTCTTTTTACTTGCGCTACGCGCGGTGCAGGCGTGGTCGCCCACGGACTCGTACGCTCCTGGCAACGTCTCCTGCGCGGACGACATCTCGCTCGTGCGAGAGGCGTCCGGGCTCTCGCCCAACGAGACCGCCTGGCTCGAGAAGCGTGACGCGTACACAAAACAGGCGCTGCGCGAGTTCCTCGACGGCGCGACCGCCAACTTCTCCAACTCGTCGCTCGTCGACAGCCTGTGGAGCGCGGACAAGATTCCGCGCGTTGCGATGGCGTTCTCGGGCGGCGGGTACCGCGCCATGCTCAGCGGCGCGGGCATGATTTCCGCGTTCGACAACAGAACCAACGGGTCCACGGAACACGGGCTAGGCGGGCTGCTCCAGGGCGCCACGTACTTGGCCGGGCTCTCGGGCGGCAACTGGCTTGTTGGGTCTCTGGCATGGAACAACTGGACGTCTGTGCAGCACGTGATCGACACGCGCGGCAAGGACGACGAGCTGTGGGACATCAGCAACTCCATCGTCAACCCGGGCGGGATCAACATCCTGAGCAGCGCCTCGCGCTGGGACCAGATTTCCGATGCCGTGGAGGCCAAGCAGGACGCGGGCTTCAACACCTCGCTGGCTGACGTTTGGGGCCGCGCCCTCGCGTACAACTTCTTCCCCACGCTCTCCAAGGGCGGGGACGGCTACACGTGGTCCACGCTGCGCGACGCAGACGTCTTCAAGAACGGTGAGATGCCCTTCCCCATCAGTGTGGCTGACGGGCGGTATCCGGGCACGCAGATCGTCGACCTGAACTCCACGCTATTCGAGTTCAATCCGTTCGAGATGGGCTCCTGGGACCCTTCGCTGAACGCGTTCACGGACGTCAAGTACCTGGGTACCAACGCCAGGAACGGCACCCCTGTGACCAAGGGCCAGTGTGTCGCGGGCTTTGACAACACCGGCTTTGTCATTGGCACTTCCTCGACCCTGTTCAACCAGTTCCTGCTGCAGCTGAACACCACCAGTGTgagctccttcttgaagggCATTATCGGCGATTTCCTGAAAGACCTTTCCGAGGACTACGATGACATTGCTATCTACAACCCCAACCCTTTCAGGGAAACCGAGTTTGTCGAAAGCAACTACACCAAGGGCATTGTCAACTCAGAAAACTTGTTCTTGGTTGACGGTGGTGAGGATGGTGAAAACATCCCCTTCGTTCCTCTCATCCAGAAGGAGAGAGACGTGGACGTTATTTTCGCGCTCGACAACAGTGCCGACACAGACGAGTACTGGCCCGCTGGCTTGTCGCTGATTTCTACCTACGAGCGTCAATTCGGCGCACAGGGCAAGGACATTGCGTTCCCCTACGTCCCCGACTTTGACACCTTCATCAACGAGGGTCTCAACCAGAAgcctgttttctttgggTGTGACGCCTCTAACACCACTGGTCTCTCCTACACCCCACCCCTCATTGTCTACATGCCAAACAACAGGCAGTCCTACAATTCAAACACGAGTACCTTCAAGATGTCCTACAGTTCCAGCCAACGTATGAAGATGTTCCAGAACGGCTTTGAGGCTGTCACTAGGAACAACCTTACTGACGACTCTTCTTTCAGGGGCTGTGTTGCTTGCGCAGTCCTAAGGCGGAAGCAGGAGTCTCAAAACATGACGCTCCCCCAGGAGTGCGCAAAGTGTTTCCAGGACTACTGCTGGAATGGGAAAATCTCCAACAAGACCGCTAAAGTTAGCACTATAGAGAACTACAGTGGATCGATTTCCTTCATTACCGACTCGGCATCTGCCGATGCAGCTTCTTCTACAGCGGCAGCCTCATCCTCAGGGACCTCTACTAGTAAGAAAAACGCTGCTGCTTCCTTGCCCTCTTCTAACTCTCTTAAATGGTACGTTGCCTTCGCAAGCTTGCTGGGCATGGCCATTGGTCTCATGTAAGTaagcaaaagcagcagTCCCATATGATAAATACATAGTAATGCCAGCCTTGGCTGCGAAGCATAAAAGTTCTTTAGTTATGTTTATCGAAAGTAGCTCTAACTTCCAAAATCATTATTTGCAACAAAGTTAAGTAGCGGCCCTCAACTCATTCCCAGTAGCAAAACCAGCATAAAGTGGAGTACCAAAAAAAACCCTCGAAACTGCAAGCAGTTGACTAATAATTTTTGGAGGTGGCGGGCTCTATAAGCCACTGACTCTTTTTGGCTAGACTGACAGGGAGGCAAAGTTTCAGAGGAAGTTAcaacagctttgaagcgCTCTTTTGAGGTCATATGTTTAACTATATTCCTGAGATAAGTTAatttctgaagctcttccaaCAGTTGGTTTCGTGGTCTAGTCGGTTATGGCATCTGCTTAACACGCAGAACGTCCCCAGTTCGATCCTGGGCgaaatcaattttttgCAGGTTTCAAACCCGATGATTGCACCAATGGTGGGGAAGAGCTTAAGCTCGAGCTATGGTTGCATGACTTCATTAATTTATTACAAATGCCGCTGCGTATACACCTTCAGTCGCGGATCCTCGCGTAACCTTTGGCGACAACTGTATTTACACCTACTCTTCTGTTCTCCAAGGCGTTAAGGAGATCCCTCATAACTATGCCAGgttcttctcttgcttCTCTGTAACGAATGCCCATCTCACCTCTAGCTGCCACATCGGACGAAACCTTGCCTAGCACCTTGACTGAATTATTGTTGGCCTTGGCGCCTGCGTTCAACCAACTGTACTTTTTCTTTCCGCCCGCGATCATCATATTCGCAGTGGCATTCGAAGCTCTATGAAGCGTTTCTTCAGTCTCCATTTTAGCTTCGGCGGTTTCCTTTTCGAGTCCCATTGCtattcttcttttcactcttctctcttcttgttccttCTGATGTATAGCGAGATCTCTAAGAGCACGAGACACTTCGCTTCTCCTTCCAGAGTTCAGCTTAATAGAGCGCCTTCTATGCCGAGAGATAACCAAAGAATTCGTAATTATATCGGTCATGAACACTTCGCATGCTGTCGACATTAAGCTTAGAACGTCGTGGGCTTTGCTGAAATCCTGGTTGAAGTTTTGCTCACTCCCAACTTTCTTCATAAAACTGGCGACATGGGTAGGGTGCAGGAGCGGCGGCTGGGGTGGTATTTGATTGTTCACAGCTTGCGATCCAGCTTGGGCGCTCGATTTAGTGATGTTCATTGATGAGTTCAGtagcgcttcttcttctcgaaTGTCAACGCctgctgaaaaaagagcatcACTCAACTTGTCGGGATCTGTCTGCATTTTCGAGGAAGCTGCCTGCTGATTTTGGGATTGTGCTTGTTGCGTATTGGGATGATGCGCTGATGCAGACGACTGAGTCATAACGCTTTTCTTGGGTCCCGTACTGTTGACCTTAGTATTCTGTGTTTGAGAGCCACTTGGCCTACCTCTTTTCTTGTCATCAACATCCTTGACACTCTGGCTATTGCTGTTGGTAGTTTGGGCGAGATTAGTTGTCGGCGACGCGCTTTCTGGTAAACTTGCTCCGCCGACGGGGTCCTCAACAATATTGTCAAACGGAGTTGGCATATTTGTAGAAAAATCCGTGTTTTCAGGACTCGCGCTTTCGTTTGTGTTGCCACCTCCAATCTCAAAGGCCGGTTCCTCCTCGTCAAATAtttgctcctgctcctctTTTTTAGGCCTCTTTGCTCGCAGGTTTTCTTGGGCGTTAGGATCCTGTCTTTTAGGTGACCTTGCCATTTTCGAGAAGTTTCCAGTCTCTCTTTTGAATGGCCCTATCGTCAACCTTCTCCACTTCTACTGGGCGTGTTGTGACGAAAACCTTGTAATTTGAATTTCAATATATTTGTTGTAATTCCTGACGAATATATCGAGCGTCGAGTTTACAGAgcatgaaaaattttagaagctcatcgcccTCATCTTACCGCGGCGTCCGAGCAAGAAGCAGATTAAGCGCCCTCTTAAAGATGTCTTCGTCGCGGATCACAAGTTTTCAAGGCTCAAGGAACTTTAGGCTGCTTATAGTACTAGCGACTTTGTCGGGCAAGCCCATCAAAATAGAGAAAATCCGGTCCGATGACCTAAACCCTGGTCTGCGAGACCACGAGGTATCATTCTTGAGGTTGATGGAAGCAGTTACGAACGGCAGCTCAATTGAGATCTCATATACAGGTACGACAATTATTTACAAGCCTGGAATAATAACAGGTGGTTCCTACACTCACAACTGTCCACCAAGCAAGCCAGTCGGATACTATGTCGAGCCCATGCTTTACCTGGCCCCGTTCTCCAAAAATAAGTTTTCCATTATATTCCGGGGCGTCACTGCCTCTCACAACGACGCTGGTGTTGAAGCTATAAAGTGGGGGCTACTGCCTGTCATGGAAAAATTCGGAGTTCGAGAGTGTGCCCTTCATACCTTGAAGAGAGGCTCCCCTCCGTTAGGAGGTGGGGAAGTCCACTTGGTTGTTGACTCTCTGATCGCTCAACCAGTCACAATGCATGCGCTGGACACTCCACAAATAGCCTCTATTAGAGGCGTTGCATATTCCACCAGAGTAAGCCCTTCAATGGTTAACAGAATGATTGAAGGCGCTAGAAATGTCCTTAGAGGACTGAGCTGCGAAGTAGACATTACTGCTGATGTTTGGAGAGGCGAAAATTCCGGTAAAAGCCCCGGTTGGGGCATAACGTTGGTTGCTGAAAGCAAAAAGGGTTGGAGATATTTTGCAGAAAACATTGGTGGCGCCGGAGACGTCCCGGAGGACATCGGTACGCAAGTGGCCTACGAACTTCTAGAGgaaatttcagaaagcGCCGTTGTAGGCCGGACCCAGTTACCACTAGCCATAGTTTACATGGTAATCGGTAAAGAGGACATTGGCAGGCTGAGAATCACAAAATCCCAAGTTGACGAAAGGTTTATATGGCTTCTGAGGCACATTAAGAAAATGTTTGGGACTGaagtgtttttgaagcctgtTGACGAGCCGGAAAGTGATGACATCATTGTGACCATCAAGGGCATTGGCTTTACCAAcaccaacaaaaaaacagcaTAATTTTCACAAACCTGTAAAATATTACCATCGCGAAACTTGTTAAAATTTATCTAATTTAGGGGAAACAGAGTTAATCAACTATACTTGGTGGCGCGTGCCTTCTTCAGGTGCTATGAGAGATAAATTACCTTGTGCTCGGCATAGCCTGAACGTGATCCAACAGTTTCTCCCATTCATTTGTGTTCAGCTCATTGAATGTCATGTTAAGCTTAACCCATCGTTGAAAGACATCGGAGACCAAAAACTGAGTCTCCTGGAAGTAAACATACTCCTCTAAAATACACTTTCTTACAAGCCAGCTCCTATTCATCTGCTCAGCAATACTCTTGCGGTCTCTTTGGATGCTCTGCTTCACCCTATCATATTCAGCGCCCTTCAAATCAGGTTTGTCTTTCATTTGCTCTAAACGGTCTGTATTGACTTCGATACGCCTTTGAAGCTGGGGAACATTGTTACCAGCCATAATTTTATATCTCTCAAATAGACCCTTCAATGATAAAAGAACGTCCGTAAATGTTCGGAATCGGGGTGAAAGTTCTGAAGATGCTTGCATGTTCTCTTCCTTGACCAAGTTGTTACACGTTGTAAGATGTTTAGACACAATGCCAAGGTGATTTTTGATATCAAGAAGCGTGCCGTCGTCGCTCGCGAAAATTTGAGGCGCACTATCAGAGAAGCTATCCAGCATGGATGCAAGCATCGACCTATCTTGAGCAATGAATCTTAATCTTTTCTCGCATCGGTCAACTAAAACTGTGATTTTAGCCCACAGCTCCAAAGCCCCATCTATAGAGGCATCTGCCTGATTCCACCTTTCGGCCATGTCTTTGCGCCACATCTTGATGAAAGAAGCCTCGATTTTTCTGTCTGTAAATTCGTCGGAAGTATCATAGCTGGCTTGTTTCCTCCATCCAAGTAGATCAGTAGGGACTGTTAGGAATGTCAGAACAAGatcatctttcttgaaaacaggGTGCTTTACAACGATGTTGATAAACCTCGATAGCCCGTTTCGCCTTTTAATTAAGAAAATTGGGTCCGAGCTGTGAGAGCCTATTCTCTTGGGAGGAAGGTCAGGGATCATTCTAAAAGGATACTTTTTGAGTAGAACCTCCTGTAACCAAACGAAGTCCGAGTACCTTCTAATGACGCTCCGGTCACTAGAAGGTTCTGTGTCAGGTAGCTCTACCAGGTGCTTCACGAGATAGTTTGTGTGCTTGAAGAGGAGCCCTTCTCTCTCCGGAATCTCTTCGACTGTAATAATATCAGGTGCCAGCGGATTGTAGGCTTTGCGAATACCGTCAGACCAAACTTCGTAATCCTCTTTCCCGCTCTCTTCGGTTGAGTGAGGATTTTCGCTCTGAAAAGGGACTCCAGCCACCATTTCTCCACGGTTAAGGTCATTCGAAACTCGGTGGTTGGCCTCATCAAGGCTGTCAGACCAAGCACCCTCCATTGAATTTTCTGGGTGAGCAGAGAGTAAAGTAGAGGAACCTACTGGAAGACTGCCAGAGTTGCCCAGGCCACTATCCAATGTCATAGTATTGATGCCTGAGATTAGTGAGCCGCTAGGCAGAACATCCGAACCAGCGAGAGGATCCACGTTTAAGCCCGTCCATTCGTTGGCCGAATGTGAAGTACTCGTGGGTTGTTCAGATCTCCAAGGGTCTTCCAAGTCATCGTAGAGGCTCATGGCACTTCCTTTGATGTGGGGCTCTATTGTAGCACAATAAATAATTCGCCAACCCTTCAAAACGTTTTTTTATCTCATCAAAATACGCTCTAAGCCAGCAGAGATTAATTAAACTTACGAATGAGAACAATATATGCAGATAGATAAACGCGGGGTGACTTTCTGCTTTTCACAGAAAGAAAGCATGCTGATCAGAAAAGTGCCTAATTGATTTATTCTGGCCCTGTTCTAATCTTCATCAGAAGATTCATTCCCCGATGGGTCTTCATTGAAATCGAGGTTTATCCAGCTTGGCCACGCAGCTTCCTTCTTAAGAATCGTCCTAAAgacttcaagcaaaaactgCTCCAGCTTCCCTACACTACGCAGTACAGAGCCTTCGACGTTGTTTTGTTCACCTATCTCACTATCGATTTTAATGCTCCTGATGAGCGATATCCTTTCAAGGGATTTCTTGCCAAGGATTGCGGAACTCCCTAGGTCTATTAGTGACTCACGAGCATCCAAAATAGGATCAGCAACGTCGCAAAGAAAGCTTACGAAAAGCTGCTTCGAAATGTAGGCCACAAGACAAAGCGCGTGTATACCAAGGTCCGTAATCGATAGCTTCACAGGTAGAGTCATAAAAGAGGGGCTCGGGTAATTCAGCGCAAGCTCAGCGCTAACTCCGATCCTCATGTCACCTTTATAGTCAACTTCGACCAAGAACTGTAGATCACTTTCGGCCTGAACCTCAGGCAGCAAATCCCCGTTCTCTCCGTCAGCAGATTGACAGCCAGAGTCGCTTTCTTCTGGAATCTTGTCTTTTGGCAGCTCCTCCTTTTCGATGTGGTTGTAAAATTCGTCTAGAGGGTCTGAGATTTCTCGCAGAGTGATATTGGGGGGGATGCCACCAAGGCAGAAATCCGTCACCTGTAGGCTACTAACGTAACTTGGCAGCGATATCGATTGCAA from Lachancea thermotolerans CBS 6340 chromosome C complete sequence includes:
- the PLB3 gene encoding lysophospholipase (similar to uniprot|P39105 Saccharomyces cerevisiae YMR008C PLB1 Phospholipase B (lysophospholipase) involved in lipid metabolism required for deacylation of phosphatidylcholine and phosphatidylethanolamine but not phosphatidylinositol) encodes the protein MLWLVPLFLLALRAVQAWSPTDSYAPGNVSCADDISLVREASGLSPNETAWLEKRDAYTKQALREFLDGATANFSNSSLVDSLWSADKIPRVAMAFSGGGYRAMLSGAGMISAFDNRTNGSTEHGLGGLLQGATYLAGLSGGNWLVGSLAWNNWTSVQHVIDTRGKDDELWDISNSIVNPGGINILSSASRWDQISDAVEAKQDAGFNTSLADVWGRALAYNFFPTLSKGGDGYTWSTLRDADVFKNGEMPFPISVADGRYPGTQIVDLNSTLFEFNPFEMGSWDPSLNAFTDVKYLGTNARNGTPVTKGQCVAGFDNTGFVIGTSSTLFNQFLLQLNTTSVSSFLKGIIGDFLKDLSEDYDDIAIYNPNPFRETEFVESNYTKGIVNSENLFLVDGGEDGENIPFVPLIQKERDVDVIFALDNSADTDEYWPAGLSLISTYERQFGAQGKDIAFPYVPDFDTFINEGLNQKPVFFGCDASNTTGLSYTPPLIVYMPNNRQSYNSNTSTFKMSYSSSQRMKMFQNGFEAVTRNNLTDDSSFRGCVACAVLRRKQESQNMTLPQECAKCFQDYCWNGKISNKTAKVSTIENYSGSISFITDSASADAASSTAAASSSGTSTSKKNAAASLPSSNSLKWYVAFASLLGMAIGLM
- the RCL1 gene encoding rRNA-processing endoribonuclease (highly similar to uniprot|Q08096 Saccharomyces cerevisiae YOL010W RCL1 RNA terminal phosphate cyclase-like protein involved in rRNA processing at sites A0 A1 and A2 does not possess detectable RNA cyclase activity) codes for the protein MSSSRITSFQGSRNFRLLIVLATLSGKPIKIEKIRSDDLNPGLRDHEVSFLRLMEAVTNGSSIEISYTGTTIIYKPGIITGGSYTHNCPPSKPVGYYVEPMLYLAPFSKNKFSIIFRGVTASHNDAGVEAIKWGLLPVMEKFGVRECALHTLKRGSPPLGGGEVHLVVDSLIAQPVTMHALDTPQIASIRGVAYSTRVSPSMVNRMIEGARNVLRGLSCEVDITADVWRGENSGKSPGWGITLVAESKKGWRYFAENIGGAGDVPEDIGTQVAYELLEEISESAVVGRTQLPLAIVYMVIGKEDIGRLRITKSQVDERFIWLLRHIKKMFGTEVFLKPVDEPESDDIIVTIKGIGFTNTNKKTA
- the TAF4 gene encoding Taf4p (similar to uniprot|P50105 Saccharomyces cerevisiae YMR005W TAF4 TFIID subunit (48 kDa) involved in RNA polymerase II transcription initiation potential Cdc28p substrate) produces the protein MARSPKRQDPNAQENLRAKRPKKEEQEQIFDEEEPAFEIGGGNTNESASPENTDFSTNMPTPFDNIVEDPVGGASLPESASPTTNLAQTTNSNSQSVKDVDDKKRGRPSGSQTQNTKVNSTGPKKSVMTQSSASAHHPNTQQAQSQNQQAASSKMQTDPDKLSDALFSAGVDIREEEALLNSSMNITKSSAQAGSQAVNNQIPPQPPLLHPTHVASFMKKVGSEQNFNQDFSKAHDVLSLMSTACEVFMTDIITNSLVISRHRRRSIKLNSGRRSEVSRALRDLAIHQKEQEERRVKRRIAMGLEKETAEAKMETEETLHRASNATANMMIAGGKKKYSWLNAGAKANNNSVKVLGKVSSDVAARGEMGIRYREAREEPGIVMRDLLNALENRRVGVNTVVAKGYARIRD